The proteins below come from a single Aegilops tauschii subsp. strangulata cultivar AL8/78 chromosome 6, Aet v6.0, whole genome shotgun sequence genomic window:
- the LOC109745278 gene encoding transcription repressor MYB6: protein MGRQPCCEKVGLKKGPWTAEEDQKLVAFLLSHGHCCWRLVPKLAGLLRCGKSCRLRWTNYLRPDLKRGLLSDDEEKLVIDLHSQLGNRWSKIAARLPGRTDNEIKNHWNTHIRKKLKKMGLDPVTHQPVAASRAAHPEDPQQDPHCDGKASSQESAGSGTGAGAEEEAPTSAEPKQGAACSASTASDVSPSPCSSSSASASASASVATPGGADVDWPDPLDLFQVDAIIDMDWASILSGSGGGGNIGVDLFDQCSDVGFDQEVWM, encoded by the exons ATGGGCAGGCAGCCGTGCTGCGAGAAGGTGGGTCTCAAGAAGGGCCCGTGGACGGCGGAGGAGGACCAGAAgctcgtcgccttcctcctcTCCCACGGCCATTGCTGCTGGAGGCTCGTCCCCAAGCTCGCAG GGCTGCTGAGGTGCGGCAAGAGCTGCCGCCTCAGGTGGACCAACTACCTGCGCCCCGACCTCAAGCGGGGCCTCCTCTCCGACGACGAGGAGAAGCTCGTCATCGACCTCCACTCGCAGCTCGGCAACAG ATGGTCCAAGATCGCGGCGCGGCTGCCGGGCAGGACGGACAACGAGATCAAGAACCACTGGAACACCCACATCAGGAAGAAGCTCAAGAAGATGGGCCTCGACCCCGTCACCCACCAGCCGGtcgccgcctcccgcgccgccCACCCTGAGGACCCGCAGCAGGACCCCCACTGCGACGGCAAAGCCTCGTCCCAGGAATCGGCCGGCTCCGGCACCGGCGCTGGcgccgaggaggaggcgccgaCGAGCGCCGAGCCGAAGCAGGGCGCCGCCTGCTCTGCCTCCACCGCGTCGGACGTGTCGCCGTCCCCCTgctcctcctcgtccgcctcAGCCTCGGCCTCGGCCTCCGTCGCCACGCCCGGCGGCGCCGACGTGGACTGGCCGGACCCGCTCGACCTCTTCCAGGTCGACGCCATCATCGACATGGACTGGGCCAGCATCTTGTCcggtagcggcggcggcggcaacatTGGCGTCGATCTCTTCGACCAGTGCTCCGACGTTGGCTTCGATCAAGAGGTGTGGATGTGA